The following are encoded together in the Macadamia integrifolia cultivar HAES 741 chromosome 10, SCU_Mint_v3, whole genome shotgun sequence genome:
- the LOC122090720 gene encoding protein WUSCHEL: MEPQQQQPNEDITSSNNKSNFLCRQSSTRWTPTTDQIRILKDLYYNNGIRSPSAEQIQWISARLRQYGKIEGKNVFYWFQNHKARERQKKRFTVDHMAMQRGGTVVGGGGGWKHEDSVHNKYTSVTPGFCSSPSSSPGVLGMDQMASPGYGSFLMEKSFGDCSISNGGGNGDPGTISNNNFGWVGMDPYTSMYSSLYDNRNWINGGFKDDGEQDEEEGGGGGGGGASGNGMETLPLFPIHGEDIAGFYSDKSNSGDYHYSTGSYGTYNDEKGNNGCSRTSLELTLNSYRSSMSPDYS, from the exons ATGGAacctcaacaacaacaaccaaacgAAGATATTACAAGTAGTAATAACAAAAGCAACTTCCTATGCAGGCAGAGTAGCACAAGGTGGACACCAACGACTGACCAGATAAGAATATTGAAGGACCTTTACTACAACAATGGAATCAGGTCTCCAAGTGCTGAGCAGATACAGTGGATCTCAGCTCGTCTGAGACAGTACGGTAAGATCGAGGGTAAGAATGTTTTCTATTGGTTTCAAAATCACAAAGCTCGAGAAAGACAGAAAAAGAGATTCACAGTTGATCATATGGCCATGCAAAGGGGAGGAACcgttgttggtggtggtggtgggtggAAACATGAAGACTCTGTTCACAACAAGTACACAAGCGTCACTCCTG GGTTttgttcttctccatcttcttcaccTGGAGTTCTTGGTATGGACCAGATGGCAAGCCCTGGGTATGGATCTTTTCTCATGGAGAAGAGCTTTGGG GACTGTTCCATTTCAAATGGTGGAGGCAACGGTGATCCTGGGACTATAAGCAACAATAACTTTGGATGGGTAGGTATGGATCCTTATACGTCAATGTACAGTAGTCTCTACGACAATAGAAACTGGATCAATGGAGGGTTCAAAGATGATGGCGAgcaggatgaagaagaaggtggtggtggaggaggaggaggagcctctGGTAATGGTATGGAAACGCTTCCTCTCTTTCCTATTCATGGGGAAGACATTGCAGGATTCTATTCGGACAAGTCCAATTCCGGTGACTATCACTACAGCACAGGCAGTTATGGAACGTACAACGACGAGAAAGGCAACAATGGCTGCTCTCGAACGTCTCTTGAGCTTACCCTCAACTCCTACCGTTCGTCGATGTCACCAGATTATTCTTGA
- the LOC122090857 gene encoding uncharacterized protein LOC122090857, with product MASGTVMEKSGGGEAEVLDGSDIMKLVGNEKVFSNYVNHKFEELDRDRDGKLSVKELQPAVADIGVALGLPAQGTSPDSDHIYSEVLQEFTHGKQETVSKTEFKEVLSDILLGMAAGLKRDPVVILRINGEDLEEFINSPRFEPEIASIFSQIETVGGSLRNYIIKALELITVDHGMPPSTDSWVATNIVEPALQSYPIQDQEGSVSQETFIEEFKKVAEILAQRLKEQPVIVAHTENIFNGSSIKRLLTNKFELDKSLDAAVRDLPKDRHHKVSKEYLRVTLDMLAPAAGLPPYGALPQMDKVINEALTMVSADDGKAVPEEEFKKLITEILGSLMLQLEGYSISVSSNSVVHEPLSSTSSALLP from the exons ATGGCGAGTGGGACGGTGATGGAGAAAAGCGGAGGAGGTGAAGCGGAGGTGTTAGACGGTTCTGATATAATGAAATTAGTTGGGAACGAGAAAGTATTCAGTAATTATGTGAATCATAAATTCGAGGAACTCGATCGAGATAGAGATGGTAAGCTCTCTGTGAAGGAGCTCCAACCTGCTGTAGCTGACATTGGTGTTGCTCTTGGCCTTCCTGCTCAGGGAACTTCTCCTGATTCTGATCATATCTACTCTGAG GTTTTGCAAGAGTTCACTCATGGTAAACAAGAGACTGTGAGCAAGACCGAGTTCAAAGAAGTGCTTTCAGATATTCTACTAGGAATGGCTGCTGGGTTAAAGCGAGACCCAGTTGTGATCCTCAGGATCAATGGTGAGGACCTTGAAGAATTCATCAATAGCCCAAGATTTGAACCAGAGATTGCCTCTATATTCTCCCAGATTGAAACAGTTGGTGGATCACTACGTAATTACATTATAAAGGCTTTGGAGCTGATCACAGTTGATCATGGAATGCCACCTTCCACAGATTCTTGG GTTGCTACCAACATTGTGGAACCAGCTCTCCAATCATACCCAATACAGGATCAGGAAGGAAGTGTTTCTCAAGAGACCTTCATAGAAGAATTCAAGAAGGTAGCTGAGATTCTAGCTCAACGTCTCAAAGAGCAGCCAGTCATCGTCGCACACACCGAAAACATCTTTAATGGGAGCAGCATCAAAAGGTTATTAACTAACAAATTCGAATTGGATAAG TCGTTGGATGCAGCAGTGAGGGACCTACCAAAAGATCGACACCACAAAGTCTCCAAGGAGTATCTACGTGTTACGTTGGATATGCTGGCCCCAGCAGCTGGTTTGCCTCCTTATGGTGCCCTACCTCAG ATGGACAAGGTTATAAATGAGGCATTAACTATGGTGAGTGCTGATGATGGGAAGGCAGTTCCAGAGGAAGAATTCAAAAAACTCATAACAGAGATCCTTGGAAGTCTTATGTTACAATTAGAAGGCTATTCCATTTCGGTTTCTTCGAATTCGGTCGTGCATGAGCCTCTTTCCAGTACTTCTTCGGCATTGTTACCCTAA